The Diceros bicornis minor isolate mBicDic1 chromosome 23, mDicBic1.mat.cur, whole genome shotgun sequence genomic interval TAAAAAGAAATCTGATTGATTCTGGTTTACTGAGGAAAGTATTCATTCTGCCAATAGTGTAAGATTGGCTTGGCTGCTTCCTTTATTCTGTATTAACCTCTGGAGCCgatttaaaaaacagtaaacaataaataactttttaaaaagttgccaAAGCAAATTAGCCCATATCAGAGCTAGTGTGAGCTAAGTTTTCATTTTAACCCAATATTACAGATAagcaaactgagactcagagagatgagTGACTTGGCACAAAGCCATGAAAACGGCAGCCTTCTGCTACAAATCCCACAGCCCCTCTGCCATATCACACAGACGTTATTTAACTTGGAGTGGGTTGCAGGGGAGGCTTTTTTCAACCACAGTTCCCCTCAGAGCAGAGCCCCAGGAACAGTGAGCTGAAGTGGGTGGCTGGCTCACGTCCAACAGAGATGAATCGGCTCTAGAAATCAAACATAAACTAGAGCAAGCGTCCTGCAGGGCTTTTAACAGAAATCAGCATCTGGATTTAGTCTGAACTCTGCCCCATCAGCATGGAGCTCCTGACGTGCAGGGTCTATGTTTTTATCCCCCAAACAGGCAGAATAGACCACGTGTTAATGGAACAGGACACCTCAAAGCAGGGTTGTCCCAAAAACCAGGCACGTAAGGTTGCCACACATCCATTGGTCCTATGCTCCAATCTTGCAGGTAAGGCAGTCTTTTCCTCTATGACGAATGAtcaacaccaccaccactgccaccaccttccCAACCAGGCCATGCATTCCTTGAGGGGGAGGACCctattttatttaactctatCCCCTGTGCCTCATGCACTCAGGTACACAATAAATGAATTATGTTTAATGAATTCAGGCTTTTCTGGAGCACTTCTGCCAAGGTGGGGCCTACCATTTTGCCAGGCAGCTAGCTCATCCAAGAGCAGAATCCATGCCATGGCCGAGAAAAGCTTGATATATGACAAAGCTGTACAAAAAACTCAACAAGAATCAAGAGGAAAAAGGCAAAGAATCCATAGTTGCCAAGCGGGCTCTCGACTCCTTTCAGCAACATCTAGGGCAGGATTTCTTTACAGGGTTCCATAGAACGCTGGTTCTATGGTTTCTCAAAGAAAAAGGATTTGACTTCAAATCCTTATTGATGTCAAAAGACATCAAATAAATTTAGGAAACACTGCAATCCTACCCAAGAAGGTTTATTATGTATATTAACTTTTAAGGCTCTGAAAAGTCCTGTTGGAAATAACCCTATTTCACTTTAACATGGCATACttcaaacttatttgaccacagaACCCATTTTCCACTTAATACCCATGAATATCCTGAGGATGTACCATTCTGTGAAACACTGATCTACAGGACATCTAAATATGTGAAGTGTCTCTAATTCGCACAACAAAATTTCaattcattttagtttttaaaacttgAAACTTCAAAACAATTTGCAGGATGGAGGAAAACAATGTTTTGAAATCAAATGAACACACCAACAAAACCCAGGGGAAGTAGGTGATGTCTCTTGGAAGGTGGAGAATCTCCATCTTGGAACGAAAATCCAGTGCTAAAACCTGTGTCTCCAAGTCCGGGACGAGAAAGCAGTCAGCAAATATCCTtccacctgccccagggccaaggTGGACCTCTGGCAGGCCAATCTCTTTGGCGATGGCACAGAAGTGGATCCCAACAGGCCCCTTTTTCCATCTCTATACAGAAAGGTCACCTGTGAGAAGCACAGGGGGTGCCTAGGGAAGACTTTACTTGTACAAGACTTTATTTACAAGATATTGAATATTGAGCATTAGGAACACTCTAAAAAGAAGCATTTAATAGGAGCTTAAAGTTCACAAGAATTACCAGTAGTAATTCTGATGATTTTCACCCCAATTTATTTACGCTCCACATATGCTCTGCGGCCAAAAGAGACCTTCCAGAAAGCCATTTATATATGCAACTACTTTAAGTGAGAGCcactcaggctctgtccccaTGCTTAGCAGGCTGGCCAGAGGTGACCACAGGCACATTAAAAACCCCACAGGCCCAGGAAGAACAGCCGTGGTGCTGGTTGTCACTACTTTCCAGGGACAAGAATGTATGGAAGGAGTGCACCAGCCTCTGCACAGAAACCCCTTTGCACAGCTGTGTCAATTTTCCTTTACGGTTGTCAACACTAGAAAGATCCAGACAGCCATTTTCTTCATGAATGACAGTTGAGACTTcaggctttttaaaaagaataacgaTTCCTGCAGGTGCAGAATTCTTGAGGCTGGCGTATTGTAACCAAAGACTAGACTACAGTCCCAAGTACAAGTAACACAGTATATTCTCCACAGAATATGTACAGATTCATATTTACCACACATTACATTCCCTAAAACAGAAATATCTACATCAAGAAAAAACATGGCATAAATAACTTAGATTGTCTGTATTTGATTAAATCAGAATTAATCTTATCCCCCAACGTGAATCTTTAAAGACATAACAGAATCACAGCAGTAAAACATCAGTCCAACAAGCATCAAAGATTTCCTCCTTTTGGGAAGTAGCCTGCATATAAATTCCACATGGCCTCCCACACTAGTATACCACTATCTCGTTACAGCTCCATCTCACAGACAGAATGTTAGGTTTCAGGTTTACAATTATACATACTATGCATCTTTAAAACTCTACGATTCTGTCCTCTTATGACAGACGAGAAACCTACTGTTCTAAGAGATTCATCAGTGATGTGGCCAGTGGcagaaacaggaagaaaactgcccctctcctctccatctGGGTTTTCCTGGTTGATGGTTTCCAATCCTTATCATCAAGCAGCTGGAACAACTAAATACTGGGCTGCTCCCTAATGGGGTTTCCAAATGCCAAAGGATGAAGATGAATGAAAGAACTTGTGAATTTAGGCATCTTTTGACAATAAAATTACGGTGAGACTGAAGCTGCTTTCTCTCCGATAGGACACACATGTCAAACTGAGGAGGGCTCACTGGAAGCTCAGCCTTGCAACCACCACCCTAGCTCACAGACATCTATGCTTTCAATTTGTGCACCAAGTATATGCATCAAGCTTTATGAGTCCCTGAGAGAAGAAAGTGCCCTTCACACCCCAGTAACTGGCACTCATAAAAAGGtatggttatttttttcttttccagatagACCCATAGGTCAAAGGCTTTTACACATGGTCTAAAATGAATGACACGTGTGAAACACCCAGCCCCCAGAGAAGCTCCCCACCACAGCTCTCCGGCAAAACTGTCTGTCACCTGGACAGAACTGCTCCATTAACTTCACAACAAGACGGCTCCAATTCAGGGTTACGTGACCGTCAGTGAGCAAGCCAGGAAGTGAGTCTGGAGAATACCATGActactggtttaaaaaaaaaaaaacaacaaaccaagAGAGTCATTATAGAACAACTCTTTGGGAAGCTGGGGTGCTTAATTTGGGAGAAGCGAGGCCTGCGATTGCAACCTCAGGCCTGTTGTGTGAATTCAGGAGAGAGTCTTCAATAAAGTGATAGCCACAAGTTAAGTTTAAAAGCAAAGAATGTACTTCAGGCCACCGTGCTCCTGGCTGTTCAACGGAGCAATTCATTCCAGAGTAAAAGAGAAATCCTAAACCCAGAAACCAGACCCCCTCGAAACCCATCACTGTCTTTAGGATGCTTCCACTCTTGCTCTGGTCATACTGAACTAGTTCACATTCAGGAAAATTTGATGACTTCTCATTTTTAATTGAAGAAATATCTTCTTAAAACAATGTTCTGAGAAAAAGGTGACTAAATGACCTACGGTTTCATAAGGGCATAATAATCAAATGCATTATCCCAAAAGTAGTCACTTATTATCAAAATaatattatcaaaatatttaataataattaaacatgttttaaaaacttAAGTATTTAAGTCTCCCTTAAGTATTTTTATACAACCCTTTAGGATTATACATATACAAGACAGGTCTGCCATTCAACTAAAAGTAAAACAGTCACTTGAAAAATCAGACGAAAATTGATAGTACATTTCCTTCTGAACTTATTCTTTTCAACGAACTAGAAAGTGGCCTCCTTACAACTACACCAAAATTAAAACTTACTTGTGCCTTTAGAAACCATAATCAAATTCCTCTTATTAAAGGAAGATAAACTATTTATTCTTCTAAAAGCCAAATAATCTAAATTTCTCCCCACCAGTCTCCATCAGTCGCAGCTCTGGAGTGGTACTAAACCGCCAGCATGAAGTGTGTCACCCTATTCAGCTCCCACGGCAGTCTTTTTACCATCTCAAGGGCAATTAAATGACTGAAAACAGATGTCTGAGGTCTGTTAAGGGCCTGCGTCTGCCTGGGAAAGCAGAGAAGCTTCAGCACCACTACACTCCTGACATTGCGCTTTCCACAACCATCGGTGAGCTGGAGTGAGTCACCGTAGGAGACCCTGGTAATTCCCTCACCGGGGCGGAGGGTTACACAGGCCCAGGTTTCTGTGCCTTGGAATCCCATTTCTCTTTTATGCCATTTAAAGAAGGGTGTAAGGAGCCTGCtgagattaagaaaaagaaaaaaggagctgGGGCACAGAACAGAGCCTGTGGACGTGGGAGGGCCTGGGGGTGCAAACCTGTCAGCAGAAGACCCCAGTGTTCATCTTACTTCTTGAGGAGGAAAGTTTCAGGGCAAGCTTGCGTACTGTTACTCTGCCTCCGGTTGAGAGCATTTCCTATTTTTTACCATCTCAAGGAAATTAGGAGGAACTATTATGGTTCAAGCCATGCAAGAAATATGGATTCAgagtctagctgtgtgaccctgggcaagctacttaacctctctgggttccCTGCTTAATCATCTGTCAGTATGTTTACCTAATTACACCATACATGTTTCGGCCCACTGCAGTTTTACAAAGCACTTGCACATACTTCAGGGCATTTGATTCTGCAAAAACCCTGTGAAGTAACAGGggctattattctcattttctacAACTGGAAATCCAGGCTCAGAGGCGAAGTGACACACTCCCGACGGCAGCCAGAAAGCAGAAGTGGGACTGAGCCCTCTACTTCTGATTCCAATCAAATGCTCTTCTTACCACATCATGTGGCCTGGTTGCTCTGGTTCCAACAGTTTTAAAATGCCACAACTTTAAAAACCTCTGTCACCATTCACAACCCATGTCACTCTGCTGGGAACCTGACGTCATTTATACGTTGGGGAACAAGAAGTACATGAGTAAGTGCTCTCTCACAGAAAAACTCCTGTTTTCAATttaactcttttttccttttaactgcGTAGATGCTGAGTGCTAACTAAGAAAGATGCTTACTACCACGGTGAAGAATCTACCAGATCTTGCTTCTGGTGGAAATACCCATGTATGAAAGAGCCCAGAATACATATTCTACAGGTAAATTAGAAGTACCTGCAAATCGTTACTTGactggaaaaaaggatggagaaacCACAACACGGAGGATCGACAACGGCAGTGTTGGTTGGGCCTGAGAGTCTCAGGAAGTCCTTTGGTTGGGTCCTTAACCTTGAAGTTTGTGTGACTTAAGGtcccccttcctccccttcccttccaccCTCATCCATCCATCAAGTAGGGAGACCTGTGACATAGGTCAGCAAGGGCGACTGgatacaaagaagaaagaaatctctGAAATGTGTGTAGTGTGTTCTTTTCACTGGCAATAAAATGCCTGAGCTGTCAGCAAATtgtggggaggggcacctgaCAGCCCTATTTGTTTTGCAGGTAAAACTTGGAGATGAACTGGTTGGCGGCAGCCATGTTACTGTGCACCACCGCTCCACGGTTCTCAAATTCTCAATGTGGAGTCAAGTTCAAAGCAAATAAAAGACAGCCTCCCCCAACCATCCCCACTGGGTTATCATGCCATAGCACTGGGCACTGACCTGCTTTGCCCACTTCCCCTCTCCTCAGTGATCCTTCAGCCTGGCACCCAGCTCTGAGATGAGGCCTGCTTAGCACCAGTGAAGCTCCCCACGTTCAAACCAACAACGTTCTGTGTGGAGATGAGGGAATCAAAGTTAAAATCCAACCCATCAGCATCCATGAGTTCACTACGGATAATGGACTCCATGTCACATTCCAAGCTCCCATTGAACATGTCCAGGTCCAAGTCGCTAGGGAACTTCTCATGGCCCATGACCGGAAGGTTTGCACTAGTTGAGTACAAGGAGGAGCCTGAGAGAGAGTCTGAGAGGGTTTGCATAGACTGGCTGACAGACTGCTGCTGGTGTTTGGCTGACCCAAGGCTGCTGGAGTCGCTCAAGCCCATGTTGCTGACGGAATTCGACAAGGCACGGCTGCCACCGAGAGTGCCCTGGGTTTGGTGCTGGTGGTGGAGCAAGTTCTGATTGACCAAACTCCCTTGGTTAGGCTGGGCGGCAAAGGACATCATTGGGTCATTGCGAAGCATCACGTTCCGGCGGGAGTTCTGGGCAGACACAGCGGTGCTGGCCTGAGACATCAAGGGGTCTGACTGGGTCATCATGACATCACTGTGGCTGAGTGAGTCCGAAGTGAGCAGGTCCTGGAGTGTCTGGTTGCCATAGTGTGACATGGAAGAGAAGGTAGCTGGCTTGTTCTCTTGGATGGTCTGCATGGGAGACTGACGCAGAGAATTCAGAGACGAGGGTCCGAACACCGTGCTGTTAAAGGAGCTGGTGGGAGAGCCCAGGCCGGAGCCCTTGGTGGTGTATGGGAAGCTAGAGCTCCGCTGCATGAGCCCTCCGGGGGGCGATGGCTGGGACGATGGGAGCGTGATGTTATCCAACAGGTCATCCATGAGGTTGTCAGCCAGCCCATCATTCAGATTCATGGTGCCCGCCATGTCGGTCAGCCGTGGCAGCTCCACGGTGCATGGCTTGCTTACAGAGGGTGAGAGGCTGGCTGAGCTGCTGTAGAGCATGGGGGAAAGCGGCGCATCATCATCCTGGACATCATCCAACTCTGTGCTTGCCAGGATGGGTGACAGGCGGCCGCTGACTGTGCTGGCATTGGAATTGGTGCGTGAGCGGAAGTCCGTCCATGCATCCAGCTCATCGCTGCTGCGTGATGTGGGGCTGCCAGGCCACTTGGAGAGCTGGGAGGGACTGTCGTCTGCTGGCTCGGGGGCTGTCTGCAGGGCTGCCTTCTTCTTGGCTGCACGGCCACGGCTCTTGGTGTACTTGTTGCTGTTGTCCATGGAGACGGCCCGCCGCCGGGGTGCCTTCCCGCTCTTCCCCCCATCAGGGTTGATGATCCACCAAGAGCTCTTGCCAGTCCCCTCATTCTGGACCCGCATGAACCGGCTATGCAGCGACAGGTTGTGCCGGATAGAGTTctgcagagagaagggaaaatgcAGAAGATGAGCCTGAATGTTGCAAACTGAGTACCGAGAAGAAACAGTTAATcggactcattttttaaaaactcctcaATTTcagaggcttaaaaaaaaaaaaaaaagacaaacagctGCAGGACCCGCCTTGGCTTGGAGTTAAATGACAACATTGTAAACGGCAAGTTTTATATTTAGGAGGTGGGTGATGGTTTCATATCCAGGAGATGCTGGGAATGTATAAGCTCACTGACATTGTTTTCCCCAAATTCCTAAGTTTTGCTGTCCTTTCTGTAATTGTATTTCCTATTCTGAAGTTCACACTTATAATTTATTACCACACCACCCTCTCCCCGCACTTCGCCACACACCTCCCTGGCTCTAGGATAATGAATCACCCAGGGGCTATTTATTCTCTCATCGTCCCCTCTTCCACCAGCATAGAAGCAGCATCTACCTTTTCTTAACTTCTATGAGCTCAGAACTGGAGTGCATTTTTAACCTATCCTTTCTATGATTCCGTCTCCTCCTGCCACAATGTCATACCTGTCTGGCAGGCTTAAGGAAAAAATGGCAGCAATGACAGAAGAAGCAGGCAAATCTCCCAttcagaaaaattccaaataatttatagaTACTCTCCCCTCAAGGCAATGTGGTCTGAGCATAGttaacttccttccaaagagaacAGTACAAAAAGGCGGGAAAAGAGTTACTGTACACTGAAGAAAACCGACCAACACTCTTTCAGCCAGGTGACCAAGGGGAACATCAACAGGATAAGTCATGGTGATGACATGCATTCAAATAATGTGATGAAAATGGCACCTTCCTTCCAAAATCCATCACTCCAGTctaaccaggagaaaaccagacaAATCCCAATTAAGGGACATTTATACAATGCCTGTCCAGTACTCCTCAAGACTATcagagccaagaggagcctacAGAAGCATGATGACCAAacataatgtggtatcctgggtgGGAGGCTGGAacaaaaaaaggacattaggtaaaaatgaAGGAAGTCTGAATAAACTagggactttagttaataataatgtgtcaatattggttcattcattgtgacaaatgtaccaagCTAACAGATGTTAACAATATGGGAAAACAATGttgggtatatgagaactctctgttctagttttgcaacttttctgtaaatctgaaactcttcTAAATTAAAaggtttattaaaaaagaaaagagagggccggcctggtggcacaagcagttaagcgcgcacgctccgctgcggcggtccagggttcgccggttcggatcccgggcgtgcaccgatgcaccgcttgtcaagccatgctgtggcggcgtcccatataaagtagaggaagatgggcatggatgttagcccagggccagtctttctcagctaaaaaagaggaggattggcagatattagctcaggactgattttcctcacaaaaaaagaaaagagaaatagggaAAAATAGCTTCAAAACACTAATGACTACACCCATCTTGCAAGAATCCTCCTCCTGGCTTGGTAGATAAGCCCAGTTGACAGCATGACCCAGATCCAGTCCCATCTCTGTCTGTGACCaaccatgtgaccttgagcaaatcacttaacccATCTGCAATAACTCCAGTTCTCCATCTTCATTACAGCCCTAATAGCATCCAAATCACCCCTCCCTGACAGGGATGACGTAAGGATGATATATGATAAGATACTTTAGGAGCCAGTCACGTACGAAATCAGAGTGTTCTTACGCTATTAGAAAGCACCGAGTCCCTGGTGGAGAGAGCTCACCACCTGTGCGAGCTccttttaatctgtaaaatgccTCACGTGGAATAAGAGAGAGGAGTCGATGGATTCTCCACATCTGGAACAGCACCTGCAGGCCAGATGAGTTTTTATTTGCAAGTTAAAGACATAAGATGTTGCCTGATGCTGTGCATTAAATACGAACAATCCTAAAAGTTcccatagttttaaaaaaattggcaATCGCCAACTGTATTTATGTAGAAGATACAAATACATGTGTTCTACcagaatgtttttaaaacacaGCAAGTCAGCGGGATGTTACCATAAGTAAATAACCCAAAATACTCACAGTACCTCCCACGTCTATGTTTCTGTGCAAGGAAGGCCTACAGTTCAGGCTGGGCAGTGAGCGTCAACAACCGTGGGTCAAAAGTTGGCATTTCTACGGTGGCCATAAAGATGCATTTGTGAGAAGCAAACAGGCAACAGGCCTGTATCTGATGAGACAAATGTTGCCCAGGAGACTATATATCCTGCTTCCCTTTCACTCGTATGGTTCTTAAAAGAATAATGGCATCTCTACTAATGGTTCAGaaattacatttctttaaaaagtaaaacactgTCTCTGTAAAATGGATTTGAAGCATGCTCTTAAAACTCACTTGGTGGGATTCACAAAGCAGGCAAGTGCAAGGTGGTTCTACTATTGAGTATTCACACGACTAGATATATTAAACAAAAACTTAAGCTTCatcttcttggtggaaaaatAGGCTGAGGCTATGCGGGGCCACGTGGACACTGGTCCAGTCACCCCCACCCTGGCCAGGCCCCTCTGCTCCAGATTTTGGAAAGAGTTCAGACCAACATTCAGAATTAACAATGACCAATCATAAGTATCCAGTTATCCtccttttaaaaagcatttagggaacaatatttcttaaaaatgtatttttaatttaaccaattccaaactgagaaaaaaaaaaaagaaataatttagagATCTCCAAAATGCCCTGTATGAATTTTCTAATGGTCATCTATTACTACAACTCTAAACCCCGACAATGTATACGtgtaattttataaaatgaaaagctaCAATTGGTTAAAATTTGGAGATAAAAATTAAGCTTCTGTAAGGGTACATGGTAGAGGGGCTGGCATCCCCATACCTAGGAACAGATCTGCAGGGGTCAGAGCCCAGGCCCTAACTTCCAGGGTGAAGAACGGAGAGCCTGCCTGATTACAGCACCAGCAGGTACTGGGCCATAGGCTTTAGATTCATTGTCTCTAATCCTCATAACAAACCTGCAAAGTTGGCATCAGTGCCCTCATCATATATCTTAAGACTCAGGCTGAGAGATGATATTAAATAACtcacacaaggtcacacagctagtgtctATAAGAACCAAAGGTCTGTCACCAAATTATGTAGAAGTCATTGTTTAACCTATCTGTGCTAacatttaaagaaacaaacatttATGAAAGAAAGATACAAAAGCACAATCTTATTACTGCAATTTTGTTTACAAAATAGTTAGGGGTAATAATTTGGTGGgtcttttctaaaattaaaaaaaaaaaaaaaaatttaaaagaaagcctGTCTTTCAGAAGAGCAAACCTATAAGTGAAGGCTCACTTGAGCAGATGCTTTCTTTGCTAAGGTGCCCACCACAGCATTCACTCTAAGGAGAGGGCAGTGGTTACCATTCTGAAACAAAACCCAACTTATTACACGGGTGATTAGCTTCGGTGTCCAATATTTGCTCTATTCTTGTTTTAGAGGTTATTAGTGGCAGAATACATTCCCTGAGGTGTATTACCTACACAACACTCAGACAGGTTTTTCCAGTTACATTACTGAGACAACACAAACAGAAACTGTGCCACCACCATCCTCATAGTCCCCTTTCTTAGCAGCCTTCTATCCATACAGGCTGGCCAGCCTTCCATTTACAAAATCCATTATCTGAAGGCAGGGCATTGACAGAAGCTAACAAATATGGCCCCTCACTCTGACAAGGTCAGATGCCAGAACTGTATTCTGGTTTCCCTCATAGGTCGTGATTCTAATCACTAGCTTCTCTATCTAAATTTTGGTGAAGCaggaaaaggtaaataaataaatgctggaTAAAATGTCAGAACTGCAATGTTTCTCCACACCTTCCCTGATGACAAAAACTAATGATGATATGATTTCTGTAAGATTTCAAACTGCTCCTCCCTCACCTCAATCCCAGGAATAAAGAAGTGGGATTTATAAAAATAGGCAAGCCAACTGTAAAATCCTCTTATGATTTATAGTTTAAGTTTTCTAAAGACCTCTCCATTAGGCTCTGTCAATTAGTCTCTAATGTACTATGTGtattttaaactataaaactacCAGATTAAAAATATTCTATGGTTTTCCACTAATTCATATATCATCTTACCAAATAGTCTAAATTTCTAAGATTTTACATTAGTTTGGGGATCAGGAGCTGAAGGTAAAGGAGGAATGGTTTGATAGGACTAGAGTGGTTTTTCTGATCACATCTAAATACACATTTTGAAACACCTTGTGAGGCAGGCCAATGTTAATTGGCTGAAGTACCAGGGATGTGCTCTCCTTAAGGCTAAGGCGAAAAGGTAAATATTACCAACCAAGACTCCTATTGCTAGAGCTCAGGCCATTCTGTCATCAAGTTTACTAACTAAAGGCACCAAGAAGCAACTATAACCTCAACCCCAGACCATGTTGAATAGTTCCGGTTAGTCAAATCCACTACCAAGAAATCAGGATACTGATGAATTACAAGAAAGCACCATCTTTAGAAAGAAACTTGAGCTTCAGGGATAAATATACCAGTTTTTCTCCAACATGGATCCAAAGATTTAGGGAACCCTTAAAGCAACTCCATCACAACGTGTCTGAAGAGAGAGCAGAGATAAGAATACTCTTCATCTcatttttatgtcattttctctttacttacttactttttttggtgagaaagattagtcctgagctaacatctgttgccaatcctctccttgTTGCTGACAatgactggctctgggctaacatccgtgcccatcttcctctactttatatgtgggacgcctgccacagtacggcttgataagctgtgcgtaggtccgcactggggatccgaacctgcgaaccccgggccactgaagcagagtgtgcaaacttaaccactatgccaccaggccagccccctcaatcttctcttttacaaAACCATTTACACAGAAGCAAGCTCTGCTCTGGGACAGAAATTAGGTGTAGTTAATTAGTAACAACTGGCTAAATGGTGTCCTTTGTGATTGCAGTTGCAATTAGTGGCCTAATATTTCAAGGTATGTGCAGCAGTGTGTAGGAGGCAGCATGAGGCAACTCTCCTTCCACAGTCACGCTATGCTTACTGTGGTTCATGTGGGCCACAGGCTAGGGATCCCTTCGCTTGGCCCTCCTCGAAGAAATTAGCATCAAGATGACTGTACACATCAGAATCTGGTAATTATTTTTCTTGCTATACTGAAGGCAGCTGTCTACTGCAAGATGCATTTATTGCTAATGCTAAAGTGCACATAGTGATTACATATATGCCAACTGGTTGTGAAGACAGATGGACCCAAAACAGATCAGATTAGGTGTTGGAGAGAAGCTGCCTGAAACGAAAAAGTATTCCACCAATACTTTACAAAGTGGATAATTCACACATGCATTTAAGGAGGCCAACGGAGGGAGGCAGCGTGATGCCGAAGAAAGACCGCAGGCTTTGATGTCAGCCAGATCCGAGTCGGAATCCTGGCCCTGGCATTTGTCCtgcgaccttgggcaaatgacttaacctTGGTTGCCCCtttcataaaatggggataaaaacacCCTCTCTGCCTAACTCTAGGATATTTGGAAAGAGTAAATGAAATTGCGCATGCAGAGTACTCATTGGAGTGCCAAGCACAAAAGAGGCTCTCAACTGTCAGATCCCACATACGGAAGCAGTGACATCACAAATGTTCACTTACTGTTTTCCGAGCACCATATACTTTAAGCCAAAAGGTGTGAGGGCGGCTCCTTCCAGGAAAAGATTTCAAACTCTTaaaagaatttcaaagatgctgTGCCAGTCAGGAGTAACTGGTAATTTCTTAACTGTTGCTACCCTGTGTCCGCTTCAGCCCCTTCCAAACTGTGTTTACCGTGTGGAGACTGTCCACCAACCCAGACACCAGCTGCATGTGCTTCCCCTGGAACACAGAGAGGGTTTTGTCTGGAAGCAACATGTGGTATCAATTTATCTTTTTCAGCAACAGCAACAAGGAATCCactgactttaaaaataa includes:
- the FOXO3 gene encoding forkhead box protein O3 isoform X1, with amino-acid sequence MAEAPASPAPLSPLEVELDPEFEPQSRPRSCTWPLQRPELQGSPAKPSGEAAADSMIPEEEDDEDDEDGGGRAGSAMAIGSGGSGSLSSGLLLEDSARLLAPGGQDLGAGPAPAAGALSGGTQTPLQPQQPVPPPQPGAAGGSGQPRKCSSRRNAWGNLSYADLITRAIESSPDKRLTLSQIYEWMVRCVPYFKDKGDSNSSAGWKNSIRHNLSLHSRFMRVQNEGTGKSSWWIINPDGGKSGKAPRRRAVSMDNSNKYTKSRGRAAKKKAALQTAPEPADDSPSQLSKWPGSPTSRSSDELDAWTDFRSRTNSNASTVSGRLSPILASTELDDVQDDDAPLSPMLYSSSASLSPSVSKPCTVELPRLTDMAGTMNLNDGLADNLMDDLLDNITLPSSQPSPPGGLMQRSSSFPYTTKGSGLGSPTSSFNSTVFGPSSLNSLRQSPMQTIQENKPATFSSMSHYGNQTLQDLLTSDSLSHSDVMMTQSDPLMSQASTAVSAQNSRRNVMLRNDPMMSFAAQPNQGSLVNQNLLHHQHQTQGTLGGSRALSNSVSNMGLSDSSSLGSAKHQQQSVSQSMQTLSDSLSGSSLYSTSANLPVMGHEKFPSDLDLDMFNGSLECDMESIIRSELMDADGLDFNFDSLISTQNVVGLNVGSFTGAKQASSQSWVPG